The following coding sequences are from one Mycobacteriales bacterium window:
- a CDS encoding carbohydrate ABC transporter permease, giving the protein MTSATATATPATAAAARPKRRRRQGQSHLVVHVVLIVGALLMIAPFLLELLLSVESYAEATAVPLNFWPGKWLWSNYSDVFGAMPFRAMFVNTVLMTAGRTLGQLIFCSLAGFAFARLKFRGSGVVFGLFLSVLMVPSQLFLIPQYEIINDLHLLNSLPALFLPGIFSAFGTFLMRQFFLQLPREVQEAAYIDGAGPFQTFWRVMLPLARPGLVALAILVIIWSWNDLLWPLVVNTDPSSMPVSAGLATLQGQYLTNYPVLMAGSLMASIPLIAIFVIFQKHFIEGIAFSATKG; this is encoded by the coding sequence ATGACTAGCGCTACTGCGACCGCCACACCCGCGACCGCCGCAGCGGCGCGGCCCAAGAGGCGCCGCCGGCAGGGCCAGAGCCACCTCGTCGTGCATGTGGTCCTCATCGTGGGCGCTCTCCTGATGATCGCGCCGTTCCTGCTGGAGCTGCTGCTGTCCGTCGAGTCCTACGCCGAGGCCACGGCGGTGCCGCTGAACTTCTGGCCGGGAAAATGGTTGTGGTCGAACTACTCCGACGTGTTCGGGGCCATGCCGTTCCGGGCGATGTTCGTCAACACGGTGCTGATGACCGCCGGACGGACGCTCGGCCAGCTCATCTTCTGCTCGCTCGCCGGCTTTGCCTTCGCGAGGCTGAAGTTCCGGGGCAGCGGAGTGGTCTTCGGGCTGTTCCTGTCGGTCCTGATGGTCCCGTCCCAGCTGTTCCTGATCCCGCAGTACGAGATCATCAACGACCTGCACCTGCTCAACAGCCTTCCGGCACTGTTCCTCCCGGGCATCTTCAGCGCATTCGGCACGTTCCTGATGCGCCAGTTCTTCCTGCAACTGCCGAGAGAAGTCCAGGAGGCGGCCTACATCGACGGCGCGGGCCCGTTCCAGACGTTCTGGCGGGTGATGTTGCCGTTGGCCCGGCCGGGGCTCGTGGCGCTCGCGATCCTGGTGATCATCTGGTCGTGGAACGATCTGCTGTGGCCGCTGGTGGTCAACACCGACCCATCGAGCATGCCGGTGTCGGCGGGCCTGGCGACCCTGCAGGGCCAGTATCTGACCAATTACCCGGTCCTCATGGCCGGCTCGCTGATGGCGAGCATTCCGCTGATCGCCATCTTCGTGATCTTCCAGAAGCACTTCATCGAAGGCATCGCCTTCAGTGCCACGAAGGGATGA
- a CDS encoding FAD-dependent oxidoreductase has product MSTPTPDLVVVGAGIVGLSAAYEAAGRGLRVTIVDGRHQGWATDAGAGIVNPLDLSGGLSDVERARIALSGPEHYRELLDRLHEDGESDVGFERVGQIVVARDDDEEAVLGQLAEGLTDKTVPSLADYLGEPQRITAAEATASVPYLTAEVRALLLPGVARVDGRRMASALTRAAARRGVHRRDGMARIAMSDGRAVGVDVDGDRIAAGSVVVASGAWLSEDPSLRALDHAVRPVRGQIVHLAYPHGPLGRTPIVSSLAGPYVLAFDPDRVVTGATHEAAGFDYRVTAGGVAAVLADGLRLAPGLADASMVETRVGFRPVSADGAPIIGPVPGIDDLVVATGLGAHGLTLGPVVGAIAARIAVGLDPGQDVAALHPGRFLAPAGI; this is encoded by the coding sequence ATGAGTACGCCGACGCCGGATCTCGTCGTCGTCGGTGCCGGGATCGTCGGTCTGTCGGCCGCCTACGAGGCGGCCGGCCGCGGGCTTCGGGTCACGATCGTGGACGGCCGCCACCAGGGCTGGGCGACGGACGCCGGCGCGGGCATCGTCAATCCACTGGACCTCTCCGGCGGGCTGTCCGACGTGGAGCGTGCCCGGATTGCGCTCTCGGGCCCGGAGCATTACCGGGAGCTACTCGACCGGCTCCACGAGGACGGTGAGAGCGACGTCGGATTCGAACGTGTGGGACAGATCGTCGTCGCCAGGGACGATGACGAGGAGGCGGTGCTCGGTCAGCTCGCGGAAGGACTGACCGACAAGACGGTCCCGTCGCTCGCGGATTATCTCGGTGAGCCGCAGCGAATCACCGCGGCCGAGGCAACCGCGTCGGTGCCCTATCTCACCGCCGAGGTCCGGGCCCTTCTCCTCCCCGGTGTCGCGCGGGTGGACGGTCGGCGGATGGCCTCCGCCCTGACGCGCGCGGCCGCGCGACGCGGCGTGCACCGGCGGGACGGCATGGCCCGGATCGCGATGTCCGACGGCCGTGCGGTCGGAGTCGACGTCGACGGAGACCGGATCGCGGCGGGAAGTGTGGTCGTCGCATCAGGCGCCTGGCTGAGCGAGGATCCGAGCCTCCGTGCGCTCGACCACGCGGTCCGGCCGGTACGTGGGCAGATCGTGCACCTCGCGTATCCGCACGGGCCTCTCGGCAGGACGCCGATCGTGAGCAGCCTGGCAGGTCCGTATGTCCTCGCGTTCGACCCGGACCGCGTCGTCACCGGCGCCACCCACGAAGCCGCCGGGTTCGACTACCGGGTGACCGCCGGGGGAGTCGCTGCGGTCCTGGCCGACGGCCTGCGCCTCGCGCCCGGCCTCGCTGATGCGTCGATGGTGGAGACCCGGGTCGGATTTCGTCCCGTCAGCGCCGACGGTGCGCCGATCATCGGGCCGGTTCCCGGCATCGACGATCTGGTGGTTGCCACCGGGCTCGGCGCACATGGACTCACGCTCGGCCCTGTCGTGGGCGCGATCGCCGCGCGCATTGCCGTGGGACTCGACCCGGGGCAGGATGTTGCGGCGTTGCACCCTGGTCGTTTCCTGGCCCCGGCAGGGATATGA
- a CDS encoding amidohydrolase family protein encodes MQTSDPSSMLLRDFTPKAMVQLPTHLVDRAAAPVVDVHNHLGRRHGPGWSAPDLGELLSMMDACNVAAIVNLDGQWEEELDANLDRYDRAYPGRFATFARLDWRQCESPDWPKLLIRSLEDSARRGAAGLKVWKDLGLHLRDENGALLLVNDPRLSDVWDTLAALDLPMLIHTADPSAFFEPLDSHNERLEELLRHPDWHFADEQFPRMPVLLQALEDVVAAHPNLTVIGAHVGCFAEDLGWVGRMMSTYPNFNADIAARVPELGRQPRATRSLIDQHPDRVLFGTDCFPPDADYFRRYFRFLETDDEYFSYSPSEPPGSGRWTISGVDLEPEQLRKVYGENARRLIPALRDSTV; translated from the coding sequence GTGCAGACATCTGACCCGTCATCGATGTTGCTTCGGGACTTCACGCCGAAGGCGATGGTCCAGCTGCCGACGCACCTGGTGGACCGCGCCGCGGCGCCGGTCGTCGACGTACACAACCATCTCGGCCGGCGGCACGGGCCCGGTTGGTCCGCTCCCGACCTCGGCGAGCTGCTGTCGATGATGGATGCCTGCAACGTGGCGGCGATCGTCAATCTCGACGGCCAGTGGGAAGAGGAACTCGACGCGAATCTGGATCGGTACGACCGTGCCTACCCCGGACGGTTCGCCACGTTCGCCCGCCTCGACTGGCGTCAGTGCGAGAGCCCCGACTGGCCCAAGCTGCTGATCAGGAGCCTCGAGGATTCCGCCCGCCGCGGAGCGGCCGGACTCAAGGTGTGGAAGGACCTCGGTCTGCATCTTCGCGACGAGAACGGCGCGCTCCTTCTCGTCAACGACCCTCGACTCTCCGATGTCTGGGACACGCTCGCGGCACTCGACCTGCCCATGCTGATCCACACCGCCGACCCGTCCGCGTTCTTCGAGCCGCTCGACTCCCACAACGAAAGGCTGGAGGAGCTCCTCCGCCATCCGGACTGGCACTTCGCCGATGAGCAGTTCCCGCGGATGCCGGTCCTTCTGCAGGCCCTGGAAGATGTGGTCGCCGCGCACCCGAACCTCACCGTGATCGGGGCCCACGTCGGCTGCTTCGCCGAAGACCTCGGCTGGGTCGGGCGGATGATGAGCACCTACCCCAATTTCAATGCGGACATCGCCGCCCGCGTCCCAGAGCTCGGCCGGCAGCCACGCGCGACCAGGAGCCTGATCGACCAACACCCGGACCGGGTGCTCTTCGGCACCGACTGCTTCCCGCCTGACGCCGATTACTTCCGGCGGTACTTCCGATTCCTCGAGACCGACGACGAGTATTTCTCCTACTCGCCATCCGAACCACCGGGTTCAGGTCGCTGGACGATCTCCGGGGTGGACCTCGAGCCGGAGCAGCTCCGGAAGGTCTACGGAGAGAACGCCCGCAGGCTGATCCCCGCACTTCGTGATTCCACCGTCTAA